TCAATAAAAATATTGTGGCAAAGCTTCAGTATAAAAAATGCAAAGCAATAGGCTTTTCCGGAGCTGATGCGAATTTAATTAAAGCCAAAAAAAGAGAACATGCAGAAATAGATTTCGGATTTGTAGGAGATATTGAGAAGAAAAGCGTGAACAGAAAACTGATCTCAAAATTGATTAAACTTAAGCTTGTTCCTGTTTTTTCAGCAATCACCCATGACAAAAAAGGAAATCTTTTCAATACCAACGCAGACACCATTGCTTCGGTCATTGCTCAGGCATTATCTTCAAAGTATGATGTAGAATTACTGTATTGTTTTGATAAGGAAGGCGTTTTGGAAGATGTTGAAGATCCTGAATCTGTTATTGAAAATATTTCTGAGGAAGAATTTTCTGTTTTAAAAGCAGCGGGAAAACTTCATAAAGGGATTCTGCCCAAGCTTGAAAATGCCCTCGGGGCTGTGAAAAATAAGGTAAATAAGGTATTCTTAATTAAAGAAACCCAATTAAAAAATCATATAGAAAATCATCATGGAGGAACTGAAATCTGTTTATAGTAAAGAAGAGCTATTGGGTCAGGCAGTTGAATTGCTTAAGAAACTGATTGCCATTCCTTCATTCAGCAAAGATGAATACCATACGTCCGTAGAGATTGAGAACTTTTTCAAGAAACATCATATTCCTGCAAAACGTTTTAAAAACAACATATGGGCAGTTAATAAAAACTTTGATGTATTGAAGCCG
The Chryseobacterium sp. W4I1 DNA segment above includes these coding regions:
- the argB gene encoding acetylglutamate kinase; translation: MKEKLYIIKIGGNLIDDEELLNEFLGQFSEIKEKKILVHGGGKLATTLADKLGVEQKMINGRRITDKETLDIVAMVYAGGINKNIVAKLQYKKCKAIGFSGADANLIKAKKREHAEIDFGFVGDIEKKSVNRKLISKLIKLKLVPVFSAITHDKKGNLFNTNADTIASVIAQALSSKYDVELLYCFDKEGVLEDVEDPESVIENISEEEFSVLKAAGKLHKGILPKLENALGAVKNKVNKVFLIKETQLKNHIENHHGGTEICL